A window from Gossypium raimondii isolate GPD5lz chromosome 7, ASM2569854v1, whole genome shotgun sequence encodes these proteins:
- the LOC105800027 gene encoding uncharacterized protein LOC105800027, with product MFGPQSKMDIAFEWQAQFHILRPSIHARRANIIVKFQDLYGFTVEGNVDDVNVLNEVREKVRQQGRVWWALEASKGANWYLQPQISISQGIGLKSSLKLSGFVNAITLKKLIRKGIPPVLRPKVWFSLSGAAKKKSTVPESYYNDLLKAVEGMDTPATRQIDHDLPRTFPGHPWLDTPEGHAALRRVLVGYSFRDSDVGYCQGLNYVAALLLLVMKTEEDAFWMLAVLLENVLVNDCYTTNLSGCHVEQRVFKDLLAKKCPRIAAHLEALEFDVSLVATEWFLCLFSKSLPSETTLRVWDVLFYEGAKVLFHVALAIFKMKEHELLLTHQVGDIINILQRTTHHLFDPDELLTVAFDKIGFMTTNTISKQRKKQETEVMKELDLRLRRLNSIRTDEK from the exons aTGTTTGGTCCCCAAAGCAAAATGGACATTGCCTTTGAATGGCAAGCGCAATTTCACATCTTAAGGCCAAGCATCCATGCGAGAAGAGcaaatataatagtgaaattccAAGACCTTTATGGGTTCACAGTAGAAGGCAATGTGGACGATGTTAATGTGTTGAATGAGGTAAGAGAAAAGGTGAGGCAACAAGGGCGTGTTTGGTGGGCACTCGAAGCAAGCAAAGGGGCCAATTGGTATTTGCAGCCGCAGATTTCGATATCGCAAGGGATTGGGTTGAAATCTTCGCTCAAATTGTCAGGTTTTGTTAATGCGATCACATTGAAGAAGCTTATTAGGAAAGGCATTCCCCCTGTGCTTAGGCCTAAGGTTTGGTTTTCGCTTTCGGGTGCCGCCAAGAAGAAGTCTACGGTGCCTGAAAGCTATTATAATGATTTGTTAAAGGCGGTAGAGGGTATGGACACGCCTGCAACACGTCAGATTGATCAT GACCTTCCACGAACCTTCCCCGGTCACCCATGGTTGGACACTCCAGAGGGCCATGCAGCTCTTCGGCGTGTGCTTGTGGGGTATTCTTTCCGTGATTCTGATGTGGGCTACTGTCAG GGCTTAAATTATGTCGCTGCGTTATTATTGCTTGTTATGAAAACAGAGGAAGATGCATTTTGGATGCTTGCTGTCCTCCTTGAAAATGTTTTAGTTAATGACTGCTATACAACTAACTTATCCGGATGCCATGTCGAACAAAGGGTTTTTAAGGATTTGCTTGCTAAAAAGTGCCCAAG GATTGCTGCTCATTTGGAAGCATTGGAGTTTGATGTCTCCCTTGTTGCTACTGAATGGTTCCTGTGCCTCTTCTCTAAAAGCTTGCCTTCAGAG ACAACTCTGCGGGTATGGGATGTCCTTTTCTATGAGGGGGCAAAGGTTCTTTTTCATGTAGCTTTGGCTATATTTAAG ATGAAAGAACATGAATTGCTTCTAACGCATCAGGTTGGTGACATTATTAACATATTACAGAGAACTACCCATCACCTTTTTGATCCTGACGAGTTATTGACA GTTGCATTTGATAAGATCGGATTCATGACGACAAACACAATATCGAAGCAAAGGAAAAAGCAAGAAACAGAAGTAATGAAAGAGCTCGATCTGAGATTGAGAAGACTAAATTCCATAAGAACAGACGAGAAGTAA